In Oryza brachyantha chromosome 2, ObraRS2, whole genome shotgun sequence, a single window of DNA contains:
- the LOC107303500 gene encoding gallate 1-beta-glucosyltransferase-like, with translation MGEGAAAAVMAATASGGAPHLLVICFPGQGHINPMLRLAKRIAAKGLLVTFSSTSSVGAKLVESSGVSVGGDGVPLGRGRIRFEFLEDGFDGGELDALMRHLETAGPPAFAELLGRQAAEGRPVACVLGNPFIPWAVDVAADAGIPSAVLWVQSCAVFSLYYHHVHGLVEFPPEDDLDARFTLPGLPAMSAADVPSFLLPSNPFKSLTEAIVQQIRTIDKVKWVFVNSFTELERDAVDALPGVNPPPPPLIPVGPLIELEGGEDVAVRGDMIKAADDCVGWLDEQPPRSVVYASLGSVVVLSGDEVAEMAHGLASTGRPFLWVVRPDSRELLPEGFLDAVAGRGMVVPWSPQDQVLAHPSVACFLTHCGWNSTLETVAAGMPVVAFPQWGDQCTDAKFLVDELRMGVRLRAPLRRGAVRGAVDAAVAGPDADAMLSRAKAWSAASRAAVAAGGSSDRHVEAFVEEVMARACGGEVAKE, from the coding sequence ATGGGCGAgggggccgcggcggcggtgatggcggcgacggcgagcggcggcgcgccacACCTGCTCGTCATCTGCTTCCCCGGACAGGGCCACATCAACCCGATGCTCCGCCTGGCGAAGCGAATCGCGGCCAAGGGCCTGCTGGTCACGTTCTCGTCGACGTCCTCCGTTGGCGCCAAGCTGGTGGAGTCGTCCGGCGTGtcggtcggcggcgacggcgtgccgCTCGGCCGCGGCCGGATCAGGTTCGAGTTCTTGGAGGATGGGTTCGATGGGGGGGAGCTTGATGCGCTCATGCGGCACCTCGAGACGGCCGGCCCGCCGGCGTTCGCGGAGTTGCTcgggcggcaggcggcggaggggcggcCCGTGGCGTGCGTCCTCGGGAACCCGTTCATCCCGTGGGCGGTGgatgtcgccgccgacgccgggaTCCCGTCGGCGGTGCTGTGGGTGCAGTCGTGCGCGGTGTTCTCGCTGTACTACCACCATGTCCATGGCCTCGTGGAGTTCCCGCCGGAGGATGACCTCGACGCGCGGTTCACGCTGCCGGGGCTCCCGGCGAtgtccgccgccgacgtgccgtCGTTCCTGCTGCCGTCGAACCCGTTCAAGAGCCTCACCGAGGCGATAGTGCAGCAGATCCGCACCATCGACAAGGTGAAGTGGGTGTTCGTCAACTCCTTCACGGAGCTCGAGCGCGACGCGGTGGACGCGCTCCCGGGCGTcaatccgccgccgccgccgctcatccCCGTCGGCCCGCTCATCGAGCTGGAGGGGGGCGAGGACGTGGCGGTGCGCGGCGACATGATCAAGGCGGCGGACGACTGCGTCGGGTGGCTGGACGAGCAGCCGCCGCGCTCCGTCGTGTACGCGTCGCTCGGGAGCGTCGTCGTCCTGTCCGGCGACGAGGTGGCCGAGATGGCGCACGGGCTCGCCTCCACCGGCCGGCCGTTCCTCTGGGTGGTGCGGCCAGACAGCCGCGAGCTGCTCCCGGAGGGGTtcctcgacgccgtcgccggccgcggcatGGTGGTTCCGTGGAGCCCTCAGGACCAGGTGCTCGCCCACCCGTCCGTCGCCTGCTTCCTCACGCACTGCGGCTGGAACTCCACGCTGGagacggtcgccgccggcatgCCGGTGGTCGCGTTCCCGCAGTGGGGGGACCAGTGCACCGACGCCAAGTTCCTCGTCGACGAGCTCAGGATGGGCGTCCGCCTCCGCGCGCCGCTGCGCAGGGGCGCCGTGCGGGgagccgtcgacgccgccgtcgcagggcccgacgccgacgccatgCTCTCCCGCGCCAAGGCGTGGAGCGCCGCCTCGCGGGCGGCCGTGGCAGCCGGCGGCTCGTCGGACCGCCACGTGGAGGCGTTCGTGGAGGAGGTGATGGCGCGAGCGTGCGGCGGGGAAGTGGCTAAGGAGTGA
- the LOC102699929 gene encoding protein FAR1-RELATED SEQUENCE 5-like, with the protein MAEVDMKVPEVGLRFKNPDEGWLFWVAYGGRTGFDVRKRCTNVSKMDSKVTSCRYVCSNEGHRTKRQTEHVTRCFRAETRTDCKARMVISLDRGVGNYEVNDVVIEHNHPLHLPETFHLMKSQRKISELQAFEIETADDPGIRPKAAHELATRQVGGPLNLSYTCRDRKNYLQSIRQRELAFGQAGSMLMYFHDKIVENPSFQYALQLDCEEHITNIFWADAKMILDYAHFGDVVTFDTTFGTNKEYRPFGVFLGLNQFRETTIFGAALLFDKTQASFTWLFETFLAAHNGKQPKTIYTDQDAAMGKAIKIVFTKSYHGLCTFHIMQNAVKHLSPVKGKEEDEGEEESHVLSDFSACMFGHEDEASFEEAFQILRSKVHKQTWLDSIYKVKEKWAECYMRNVFSLGVRSTQLSESFNNALKNHLKSNFDIIRFLKHFERSMQEKRDKELQSEFEARKKLPRRLMCTPMLVQASQVYTPVIFEAFQSEYERSMAACARVLDGEHNYAVVVGSLLGEVLTPSQRPVWAYRNAV; encoded by the coding sequence ATGGCAGAAGTTGATATGAAGGTACCTGAAGTTGGTTTGAGGTTCAAAAATCCAGATGAGGGTTGGCTATTTTGGGTGGCATATGGCGGTCGTACTGGCTTTGATGTGAGGAAAAGATGCACAAATGTAAGCAAAATGGATAGTAAGGTGACTTCATGCAGATATGTTTGTTCCAATGAGGGTCATCGAACAAAAAGGCAAACGGAACATGTGACAAGGTGTTTTAGAGCTGAAACAAGAACTGATTGCAAAGCTCGGATGGTTATTTCATTGGATCGAGGTGTAGGAAATTATGAAGTCAATGATGTTGTGATTGAACACAACCATCCACTGCACTTGCCAGAGACCTTCCACTTGATGAAATCACAACGCAAAATTTCAGAACTCCAAGCTTTTGAAATAGAAACAGCGGATGATCCTGGTATTAGGCCAAAAGCTGCCCATGAGTTGGCCACTCGTCAAGTTGGAGGACCACTTAACCTTAGCTACACTTGTCGTGACCGCAAAAATTATTTGCAAAGCATCCGTCAAAGGGAATTGGCTTTTGGACAGGCAGGAAGTATGTTGATGTATTTTCATGATAAAATTGTTGAGAACCCATCTTTCCAATATGCTTTGCAGCTGGATTGTGAGGAGCACATTACCAACATATTCTGGGCTGACGCAAAGATGATTCTTGACTATGCACACTTTGGTGATGTTGTCACATTTGACACAACTTTTGGGACAAACAAAGAATATAGGCCATTTGGTGTTTTTCTTGGGCTCAATCAGTTTAGAGAAACCACTATTTTTGGTGCTGCACTTCTATTTGATAAAACACAAGCATCATTTACATGGTTGTTTGAGACTTTTCTAGCTGCACATAATGGAAAGCAACCTAAAACTATTTACACGGATCAAGATGCAGCAATGGGAAAAGCCATAAAGATAGTATTCACAAAATCATATCATGGTCTCTGCACCTTTCACATAATGCAGAATGCTGTGAAGCATTTATCTCCAGTGAAGGGTAAAGAGGAAGATGAAGGTGAAGAGGAATCGCATGTTCTCTCTGATTTCAGTGCTTGTATGTTTGGCCACGAAGATGAGGCATCATTTGAAGAGGCATTTCAGATTTTGAGATCCAAAGTTCATAAGCAAACATGGTTAGATAGCATTTACAAGGTGAAAGAGAAATGGGCTGAATGTTATATGAGAAATGTCTTTAGTTTAGGAGTGCGAAGTACACAGCTAAGTGAGAGCTTCAACAATGCATTGAAGAACCATttgaaatcaaattttgatataattcGATTTCTTAAGCATTTTGAAAGGTCAATGCAAGAGAAAAGAGATAAGGAACTACAATCTGAATTTGAGGCAAGGAAGAAGCTACCTAGAAGACTAATGTGCACGCCGATGTTGGTTCAAGCTAGCCAAGTGTACACTCCAGTGATTTTTGAAGCTTTCCAAAGCGAATATGAAAGATCCATGGCTGCGTGCGCTAGAGTTTTGGATGGAGAACACAACTATGCTGTTGTAGTTGGGAGTTTGCTTGGTGAG